The DNA segment CCTATCTCTGGCGCAAGGTGCATGGCTGAAGGCGAACGAGAACCTGATCCTGACCGGCCAGACAGGGACCGGCAAGACGTGGATTGCTTGTGCTTTTGCACGCCAAGCGGCCCGCCTCGACTATTCGGTCCTCTACGTTCGTATGCCGCGGTTGTTTGAGGACCTCGCGCTTGCCAGGCTGGACGGGCGCTTTCCGCGCCTCATCGACAAGCTTGCACGGGTTCACCTCCTGGTGCTCGATGATTGGGGAACCCACACCTTGAACGACCGGCAGCGCCTTGATCTGCTAGAGATATTCGAGGAGCGATATCGACGAAAGTCGACCCTGATCACCGCTCAACTTCCCGTGGCTGCCTGGCATGAGATGATTGGAGAGGCCACTTTAGCTGACGCAATCTTAGACCGTATTGTTC comes from the Rhizobium leguminosarum genome and includes:
- the istB gene encoding IS21-like element helper ATPase IstB — protein: MLTHPTLEQMNTLGLAGMATAYRELIEQAHGNDLSFDERLGLMLDREIAVRTDRRLTNRLATAKLRFANASIEDIDFGSHRGLDRRNVLSLAQGAWLKANENLILTGQTGTGKTWIACAFARQAARLDYSVLYVRMPRLFEDLALARLDGRFPRLIDKLARVHLLVLDDWGTHTLNDRQRLDLLEIFEERYRRKSTLITAQLPVAAWHEMIGEATLADAILDRIVHNAHRITLEGDSMRKRKTPMLLTGAEINEINHP